One Betaproteobacteria bacterium genomic region harbors:
- a CDS encoding c-type cytochrome: MRAMFGSPRPASSPLFVLGGGIAFPVVVLSVLLVASLLIGNSLTRPPASPVARIQVIAHQWWWEVRYLPPAKPGSELALLLQELCGGARVAAASASKQPSQQLQGDAPEAIVLANEIRVPVGHAVELELHTRDVIHSLWVPALGGKVDMIPGRVNRLVWQASRAGVYRGQCAEYCGGPHGLMGLIVIAEDPADYRAWLERQAGAARPPANAQLARGRKAFLQARCVECHAIRGTAARGTDGPDLTHVASRRTLAAATLDNHVGTLAGWIADPQRVKPGNRMPPSKDLAGPELRALAAYLASLD; the protein is encoded by the coding sequence ATGCGAGCGATGTTCGGTTCGCCGCGGCCGGCCAGCAGCCCGCTGTTCGTGCTCGGCGGCGGCATCGCCTTTCCGGTGGTGGTGCTCAGCGTGCTGCTCGTGGCATCGCTGTTAATCGGTAATTCGTTGACGCGCCCGCCAGCCTCGCCGGTTGCGCGCATCCAGGTGATCGCGCACCAGTGGTGGTGGGAGGTGCGTTACCTCCCGCCCGCGAAGCCGGGTTCCGAGCTGGCCTTGCTGCTGCAGGAATTGTGCGGCGGGGCGCGGGTTGCCGCCGCTTCGGCGTCGAAGCAACCGTCGCAGCAACTGCAGGGTGACGCGCCCGAGGCGATCGTTCTGGCCAACGAGATTCGGGTTCCGGTCGGGCACGCGGTCGAATTGGAGCTGCATACGCGCGACGTCATCCACAGCCTGTGGGTGCCGGCGCTCGGCGGCAAGGTCGATATGATTCCGGGCCGCGTGAACCGGCTGGTCTGGCAGGCGTCGCGGGCCGGCGTCTACCGCGGCCAGTGCGCGGAGTATTGCGGCGGCCCGCACGGGCTGATGGGGCTCATCGTGATCGCGGAAGATCCCGCCGACTATCGGGCGTGGCTTGAGCGCCAGGCGGGGGCCGCGCGTCCTCCCGCGAATGCGCAATTGGCACGCGGGCGAAAGGCGTTCCTGCAAGCGCGCTGCGTCGAATGCCATGCCATTCGCGGGACGGCGGCGCGCGGAACCGACGGCCCCGACCTGACCCATGTGGCTTCGCGCCGAACGCTTGCCGCCGCCACGCTGGACAATCACGTCGGTACGCTGGCCGGCTGGATCGCCGATCCCCAGCGCGTCAAACCGGGCAATCGCATGCCGCCGAGCAAGGATCTCGCCGGACCGGAGCTGCGTGCGCTGGCCGCCTATCTCGCGAGCCTGGACTGA
- a CDS encoding c-type cytochrome has translation MASRTARVAGAVTGLLILLGAIGAAALMYSGWYSVAATEQHLRPTFLALEIGLRRSVEHHSRGIEVPPLQAPAALTRGFACFKAHCEQCHGAPGVARAEFAKGLLPVPSSLSQAAHDWSPAELYWIIRYGIKMTGMPAWQFRLDDDALWATVAFLQTLPGMSAREYARLGSRISPSGCGPREPDAGPEAMGDPARGRVVIQQYACTACHRIPGIVGPKSHTGPPLEAMGSRRYIAGTLPNNFENLVRWLREPQSVDPQTAMPDTGLTEADARDIAAYLVRLK, from the coding sequence ATGGCGTCCCGGACAGCACGCGTAGCCGGCGCGGTCACAGGCCTACTCATCCTGCTTGGCGCGATCGGCGCGGCCGCGCTTATGTATTCGGGCTGGTACAGCGTCGCAGCCACCGAACAGCACCTGCGGCCGACCTTTCTTGCGCTCGAAATCGGGCTGCGCCGTTCGGTCGAGCATCACTCGCGCGGCATCGAGGTGCCGCCGCTGCAAGCGCCTGCCGCCCTGACACGCGGGTTCGCGTGCTTCAAGGCACATTGCGAGCAGTGCCACGGCGCGCCGGGCGTGGCGCGCGCCGAGTTCGCCAAGGGATTGCTGCCCGTGCCGTCGTCCTTGTCGCAGGCTGCGCACGACTGGTCTCCCGCCGAGCTCTACTGGATCATCCGCTACGGGATCAAGATGACCGGAATGCCGGCGTGGCAGTTTCGCCTGGACGACGACGCGTTGTGGGCCACCGTCGCCTTCCTGCAGACGCTGCCCGGGATGAGCGCGCGCGAATACGCGCGGCTGGGAAGCCGCATTTCGCCGTCGGGTTGCGGCCCGCGCGAACCCGATGCGGGGCCAGAGGCGATGGGCGACCCGGCTCGCGGCCGCGTCGTCATCCAGCAGTACGCGTGCACGGCATGTCATCGAATCCCGGGCATCGTCGGACCGAAATCGCACACCGGGCCGCCGCTAGAGGCGATGGGCAGTCGCAGGTACATCGCCGGCACCTTGCCCAACAACTTCGAGAACCTGGTTCGCTGGTTGCGGGAGCCGCAGTCGGTCGATCCGCAGACCGCGATGCCGGATACCGGGCTCACCGAGGCCGATGCCCGCGATATCGCGGCTTACCTCGTGCGGCTGAAATGA
- a CDS encoding PDZ domain-containing protein produces MVVARRMPPDASCLCGAGARLSHNKDKAAKTSMSAPKWFIAGCLVSGGVFIAVPQGVREESALAVEVAAAAPAPAPANAPDRVSGLPDFTRLIERVGPSVVNITTRSLVRHAPGIAERHFDVYRELMGEATQRTVTGLGSGFVLGHDGYILTNAHVVEGVDEVYVRLTGSKRELKAKIVGMDAATDIALLKVSARGLRAAPVGSSRRLRVGDWVAAIGSPFGFDNTITAGIISAKERNLPSGSPTRFLQSDVAINPGSSGGPLVNLSGEVVGINSKIYTRTGGYMGVSFAIPIETALEVSKQLRSRGSIARGFLGIEAQPVSEVLAASFNLDPARGALVTAVRSQSPASRAGIRAGDIVLGYGGKSIEEPSDLMREVSDTAPGTRTDVELWRRNALLHAAIIVDSASEWASAHSGVVAGAAKRTIGLVLTEVAPGERDARKFSCGLLVERADDMARPGTLQSGDVIVAVSDAPFRTRAEFDRLVEARAGQPVALLVLRSGRSQYVALESEAL; encoded by the coding sequence ATGGTGGTTGCTCGACGGATGCCACCGGACGCGTCCTGCCTGTGTGGAGCAGGAGCCCGCCTGTCCCATAACAAAGACAAAGCTGCCAAGACCTCCATGTCCGCGCCGAAGTGGTTCATCGCCGGTTGTCTCGTCTCTGGTGGTGTCTTCATCGCCGTGCCGCAGGGCGTGCGCGAGGAATCTGCCCTTGCGGTCGAGGTCGCGGCGGCAGCGCCGGCGCCGGCGCCGGCCAATGCGCCGGACCGCGTTTCAGGGTTACCGGATTTCACCCGGCTGATCGAGCGCGTCGGTCCTTCGGTGGTCAACATCACCACCCGTTCGCTCGTCCGTCATGCTCCGGGAATCGCCGAGCGGCATTTCGATGTCTACCGCGAGTTGATGGGCGAGGCAACGCAGCGCACGGTGACGGGGCTCGGATCCGGCTTCGTGCTTGGCCATGACGGCTACATACTGACCAACGCGCACGTGGTCGAGGGCGTCGACGAAGTCTATGTGCGCCTGACCGGCTCCAAGCGCGAGCTGAAGGCGAAGATCGTGGGCATGGATGCCGCTACCGATATCGCTCTGCTCAAGGTGAGCGCGCGGGGGCTGCGCGCAGCACCGGTGGGCAGCTCGCGGCGGCTGCGCGTCGGCGATTGGGTGGCCGCGATCGGCTCCCCATTCGGCTTCGACAATACCATCACGGCCGGAATCATCAGCGCCAAGGAACGCAATTTGCCCAGCGGGTCGCCGACTCGCTTCCTGCAAAGCGACGTAGCCATCAACCCGGGTAGCTCGGGCGGGCCGCTGGTCAATTTGAGCGGCGAGGTGGTGGGAATCAATTCCAAGATCTATACACGCACCGGCGGCTACATGGGCGTGTCGTTCGCCATTCCCATCGAGACCGCGCTCGAGGTGAGCAAGCAACTGCGCAGCCGAGGCAGCATCGCCCGCGGCTTCCTCGGCATCGAGGCCCAGCCCGTGAGCGAAGTTCTGGCCGCGTCGTTCAATCTCGATCCGGCGCGCGGCGCGCTGGTCACGGCCGTTCGCAGCCAAAGCCCGGCGAGCCGCGCCGGCATCCGCGCCGGCGACATCGTGCTGGGATACGGCGGCAAGTCGATCGAGGAACCGTCGGACCTGATGCGGGAAGTCTCGGACACGGCACCCGGCACGCGTACCGATGTCGAGTTGTGGCGACGCAACGCCTTGCTACATGCGGCCATCATCGTCGATTCCGCATCGGAGTGGGCCTCTGCGCATTCGGGCGTTGTAGCCGGCGCGGCGAAGCGAACGATCGGGCTGGTGCTGACCGAGGTCGCTCCTGGAGAGCGGGACGCACGCAAGTTTTCCTGTGGGCTGCTGGTAGAACGCGCCGACGATATGGCCCGGCCGGGTACGCTGCAGAGCGGCGACGTCATCGTTGCCGTCAGCGATGCTCCGTTCCGCACGCGCGCGGAGTTTGATCGGCTGGTTGAAGCGCGCGCCGGTCAGCCGGTTGCGCTGCTCGTGCTTCGCTCCGGTCGGTCGCAGTACGTTGCGCTCGAGTCCGAGGCGCTCTAG
- a CDS encoding c-type cytochrome — MNAVRCIAGVCLATALAACGAEPAGPPITGDARAGQAALQAHDCGVCHRIPGVRGAVGLVGPPLAGFGNRIYISGRFANTEAMLTRWIVDPPALVPSTAMPAVGVDAVDARNMAAYLLSLH, encoded by the coding sequence ATGAATGCGGTCCGATGCATCGCCGGTGTTTGCCTGGCGACCGCGTTGGCCGCATGCGGGGCCGAACCGGCAGGCCCCCCGATCACGGGCGACGCAAGAGCGGGCCAAGCTGCCTTGCAGGCGCACGATTGCGGAGTATGTCATCGCATTCCCGGCGTGCGCGGCGCGGTCGGCCTGGTGGGACCGCCGCTCGCGGGCTTCGGCAATCGCATCTACATCAGCGGGCGATTCGCCAACACCGAGGCGATGCTCACGCGCTGGATCGTCGATCCGCCCGCGCTCGTGCCTTCGACTGCCATGCCGGCCGTCGGTGTCGACGCAGTCGATGCGCGCAACATGGCAGCCTACCTGCTGAGCCTGCACTGA
- a CDS encoding response regulator: MASSSWRSSTERSRLPADLVVMLLPPSLVLAGVEAASVPKQIRVESNIAPARRSWNCRFGEATYRARHHASRLTRQWPAIVKELHHVDSGMEFARANAMHTRRSGLHPALMQGQPHIIDRIVDSAGALQRVLRAEPQRVALDVLVDGAVSLARRTLAAAAPAIEVRHEPHPYMLEVDAARLQRAIATLIVSAVKGRAPFAPSVAIVSHGSAAGADIRITQAGAEVDPRALGDSVRHTDSNPSTLDLQMALARQLIDAQGGSIVLRAAGGGVQPSLVVRLPAKAVKRFGGKPKTFAPPAPLGTRLDGVHILLVEDDPDALEFLALILRQTGATVSAFPLAAPAFDFYSRSERLPDIVVSDIAMPVEDGYSLMWRLRAWELNRGRIPVPAVAVSAFARDEDVQRAHAHGFDVHVPKPVDASQLISLIAAWTRSSP; encoded by the coding sequence ATGGCTTCGAGCAGTTGGCGATCATCGACCGAACGCTCACGATTGCCTGCGGATTTGGTGGTCATGCTCCTGCCTCCTTCGCTTGTTCTCGCAGGCGTTGAAGCAGCAAGCGTGCCAAAACAAATTCGCGTGGAATCAAACATTGCGCCAGCGCGACGAAGTTGGAATTGCCGGTTCGGCGAAGCAACTTACCGCGCGCGCCATCATGCCAGCCGGTTGACCAGGCAGTGGCCGGCCATCGTCAAGGAACTCCACCACGTCGACTCGGGTATGGAGTTTGCACGCGCGAACGCCATGCACACACGCCGGAGCGGCCTGCATCCTGCGCTCATGCAGGGACAGCCGCACATTATCGATCGGATCGTGGACTCCGCAGGCGCCTTGCAACGGGTACTGCGAGCGGAACCGCAACGGGTTGCACTGGATGTCCTGGTCGACGGGGCGGTGAGCCTCGCGCGACGTACGCTCGCGGCCGCCGCGCCGGCGATCGAAGTACGGCACGAACCGCACCCGTATATGTTGGAGGTCGACGCCGCGCGCCTGCAGCGCGCCATTGCCACCTTGATCGTGAGCGCCGTCAAAGGAAGGGCGCCGTTCGCGCCGTCGGTTGCCATCGTCTCTCATGGCAGCGCGGCCGGTGCCGACATTCGCATCACCCAGGCGGGTGCCGAGGTCGATCCACGCGCCTTGGGCGATAGCGTTCGGCACACCGATAGCAACCCGTCCACACTCGATCTGCAAATGGCCCTGGCGCGCCAACTGATCGACGCGCAGGGCGGATCGATCGTGCTGAGGGCGGCGGGCGGCGGCGTGCAGCCCAGTCTCGTAGTCCGCCTGCCGGCCAAAGCCGTCAAGCGGTTTGGCGGGAAACCGAAGACGTTCGCGCCCCCGGCACCGCTCGGCACGCGCCTGGACGGCGTTCATATCCTGCTGGTCGAAGACGACCCGGATGCTCTCGAGTTTCTTGCGCTCATCCTGCGCCAGACCGGCGCGACCGTCTCGGCGTTCCCCTTGGCCGCGCCGGCGTTCGACTTTTATTCGCGCAGCGAGCGGCTGCCCGACATCGTGGTTTCGGACATCGCGATGCCGGTCGAAGACGGCTACAGCCTGATGTGGCGCCTGCGGGCGTGGGAGCTGAACCGCGGGCGCATTCCTGTTCCTGCCGTGGCCGTGTCGGCTTTCGCCCGCGATGAAGACGTGCAGCGCGCCCACGCCCACGGCTTCGACGTTCACGTGCCGAAGCCGGTGGACGCCAGTCAGCTGATCAGCCTCATCGCCGCCTGGACGCGTTCCTCGCCTTAG
- a CDS encoding RNA polymerase factor sigma-54 codes for MQQGLELRTTQQLTLSPQIVQAIRILQLSAADLEHEVEEALANNPFLERAETAAQPAAASTTATTTASTEDEVAEPAQSVAAASESDDDGEGHDPWTSVSPKRNDDERPIGEGYALSVTLRDHLVEQLAGSRLSEYDRLVVEIVIDGLDDDGYLRQTPEELLSTLPKGHPVTVEDVDVAIRFVQSLDPAGIGARNLAECLALQLDRACDAGDELPIAKRIVREHLDLLALHDSTRLAHKLNVTEETVRRANILIRKLNPRPGGQFSEAQARYVVADVIVRKANGKWIASIHPQALPNIQINQIYADALQRDRSGNGALTRHLQEARWLIRNVQQRFETIQRVAQVIVDRQRRFLELGELAMRPLMLRDVARELGLHPSTISRVTSNKYMETPTGLIELKRFFSSRLTNEEDGSSCSSTAIRALIRELITAEDARNPLSDVQIARILASRSIKVARRTVAKYRTALRIPSVEARRMSVTGVEPLRPAPPRPIAALASERRWSKRNQQAPKPDAPGELTPSPSV; via the coding sequence ATGCAACAAGGCCTGGAACTTCGTACCACGCAACAATTGACCCTTTCGCCGCAGATCGTGCAGGCGATCAGGATCCTGCAGCTCTCCGCGGCCGACCTCGAACACGAGGTGGAAGAGGCCCTGGCAAACAATCCCTTTCTGGAACGCGCGGAGACCGCCGCGCAACCGGCCGCAGCATCGACCACGGCCACGACGACGGCCTCTACCGAAGACGAGGTTGCGGAGCCCGCCCAATCTGTCGCAGCCGCCTCGGAAAGCGACGACGATGGCGAAGGCCACGACCCCTGGACCAGCGTATCGCCGAAGCGCAACGACGACGAGCGCCCGATCGGCGAAGGTTATGCGCTCAGCGTGACCTTGCGCGATCATCTGGTCGAACAGCTGGCCGGCAGCCGCCTGAGTGAATACGACCGCCTCGTCGTGGAGATCGTAATCGACGGCCTGGACGACGATGGTTATCTGCGCCAGACCCCGGAAGAGCTGCTTTCGACGCTGCCCAAAGGTCATCCGGTTACCGTGGAGGACGTGGACGTGGCGATCCGCTTCGTGCAAAGCCTCGATCCTGCCGGCATCGGAGCGCGCAACCTGGCGGAGTGCCTTGCGCTGCAGCTCGATCGCGCCTGCGATGCAGGCGACGAGTTGCCGATCGCCAAGCGCATCGTTCGCGAGCACCTCGATCTGCTCGCCTTGCACGATTCCACCCGTCTCGCGCACAAGCTCAACGTGACCGAAGAAACGGTCCGGCGCGCCAACATTCTCATTCGCAAGCTCAACCCGAGGCCCGGGGGGCAGTTCAGCGAGGCGCAGGCGCGCTACGTGGTGGCCGACGTCATCGTGCGCAAAGCCAACGGCAAGTGGATCGCCTCGATTCATCCGCAGGCACTGCCCAACATCCAGATCAATCAGATCTACGCGGATGCGCTGCAGCGCGACCGCTCGGGCAACGGCGCTCTTACACGCCACCTGCAAGAGGCCCGCTGGCTGATCCGTAACGTGCAGCAGCGCTTCGAGACGATCCAGCGCGTGGCGCAGGTCATCGTCGACCGGCAGCGGCGCTTTCTCGAACTGGGCGAGCTCGCGATGCGTCCGTTGATGCTGCGCGATGTCGCACGCGAGCTCGGTCTGCATCCTTCGACGATATCGCGCGTCACCAGCAACAAATACATGGAGACGCCAACGGGATTGATCGAGCTCAAGCGCTTCTTCTCCAGCCGGCTTACCAACGAAGAGGACGGCTCGAGCTGCTCTTCCACCGCGATTCGCGCCCTGATCCGGGAGTTGATCACCGCCGAAGATGCGCGTAACCCGCTTTCCGACGTGCAGATCGCGCGCATTCTCGCCAGCCGCTCGATCAAGGTCGCACGGCGCACCGTAGCAAAATATCGCACGGCACTGCGCATACCCTCGGTGGAAGCGCGCCGCATGTCGGTGACCGGAGTCGAGCCCTTGCGCCCCGCGCCGCCGCGGCCGATCGCTGCGCTCGCATCGGAACGGCGCTGGTCGAAGCGCAACCAGCAGGCGCCGAAACCCGACGCGCCGGGCGAGCTGACGCCTTCTCCTTCGGTCTAG